The Mercenaria mercenaria strain notata chromosome 10, MADL_Memer_1, whole genome shotgun sequence genome contains a region encoding:
- the LOC128559835 gene encoding ankyrin repeat and SOCS box protein 3-like, whose translation MDFQEVYPDTCSSVSRAARTGNIDLLKRLIRSGKPVDIKDNRGWQPLHEASFHGNTECLRNILKHGAEVDCKTFEEQTPLMLACKGGHPECVACLLRSGADPNSATLEDYTPLWEASLKKNLECVKLLLKAGADVNKQNFTLDTALHGAVQENEDNLDIVKCLVRAGADLTLQNECGLTPLFIAAQFGQITYLELFIEYAASKGDTFKKGLVNKCAEDSATPLFLATQNEHVKCVKLLLDNGADADLGIAGPERPTEFQILPLHMALYKGNRECVEMLVPVTNLEHFTWENNNYNPITCLNYNPVAIAASLESEDCLKVLLKEPFFTSLYSGEENSNYLAERNIFSFNTKIKPAVLLTKKFRLFIEKCFRLNKLVLHECIASVLEDGLEYLPVFILMLRLGATVNFPRYWLDHAAMASCAVDYFCAMLKYTVRASRGITESEKLFWSKQGSNSVSTNAIRHTVIRKLQCHLTTCAQTDNRERLLKEQMGDQYRTVVSPDELFNLQSLCRRTVILQLIKSTGYTKKSVEALPSPHLIKNFILIEDDLPFSEVVLSAFERLEREEIKLDQLFATVDV comes from the exons ATGGATTTTCAAGAGGTTTATCCTGATACATGCTCCTCAGTATCTAGAGCTGCACGGACAGGAAATATTGACCTGTTAAAGAGACTGATCAGATCTG GCAAACCAGTTGATATTAAAGATAACAGAGGTTGGCAACCACTTCATGAAGCCTCCTTTCATGGAAATACTGAATGTCTCAGAAATATCTTGAAGCATG GAGCAGAAGTGGATTGTAAAACATTTGAAGAACAAACTCCATTGATGTTAGCATGTAAAGGGGGCCACCCAGAATGTGTCGCTTGTCTACTAAGGTCTGGGGCAGATCCCAACAGTGCAACCCTTGAGGACTATACACCGCTTTGGGAAG cTTCTCTTAAGAAAAATTTGGAGTGTGTAAAACTGTTACTGAAAGCTGGTGCTGATGTCAATAAACAGAACTTCACTTTAGATACTGCATTACATGGAGCAGTACAAGAAAATGAAGACAATCTCGATATTGTAAAATGTCTTGTTAGGGCAGGTGCTGATCTGACTTTACAGAATGAGTGTGGACTAACACCTTTGTTTATTGCTGCACAGTTTGGGCAGATAACTTACTTGGAATTGTTCATAGAATATGCAGCTTCTAAAG GGGATACATTTAAAAAAGGTTTGGTGAACAAGTGTGCAGAGGACAGTGCCACTCCTCTGTTCCTGGCAACACAGAATGAACATGTGAAATGTGTGAAACTTCTACTTGACAATGGAGCAGATGCTGATTTAGGTATTGCAGGTCCTGAGAGGCCAACAGAATTTCAAATTCTACCACTTCATATGGCACTGTACAAAGGTAACAGAGA ATGTGTTGAGATGCTTGTACCTGTTACAAATCTGGAACATTTTACATGGGAAAACAACAACTACAATCCTATCACATGTCTTAACTACAATCCTGTGGCTATTGCTGCTAGTTTGGAGTCTGAAGACTGTTTGAAAGTTCTTTTAAAGGAGCCTTTCTTCACAAGTCTCTACAGTGGAGAAGAGAATTCAAATTATCTtgctgaaagaaatatctttagttttaatacaaaaataaaaccagCAGTGCTTCTTACAAAAAAGTTTAGATTGTTCATAGAGAAGTGTTTTAGATTAAACAAACTGGTTTTGCATGAATGCATTGCATCTGTGTTAGAAGATGGCCTCGAATATCTGCCTGTATTCATATTAATGTTAAGGCTTGGTGCTACTGTTAACTTTCCCAGATATTGGCTGGACCATGCGGCAATGGCAAGTTGTGCTGTTGATTATTTCTGTGCCATGTTAAAGTACACAGTTAGGGCAAGCAGGGGAATCACCGAGAGTGAGAA ATTGTTCTGGTCGAAACAAGGTAGTAATTCTGTTTCTACAAATGCCATACGGCATACAGTCATACGAAAACTACAGTGTCACTTGACTACTTGTGCTCAAACTGACAACAGGGAGAGACTGCTTAAAGAGCAAATGGGAGATCAATATAGAACTGTTGTTAGTCCAG ATGAACTGTTCAATCTACAGAGCTTGTGTCGACGAACTGTCATCTTACAGCTTATAAAATCTACAGGCTATACAAAGAAATCAGTTGAAGCTTTACCATCTCCACATCTGATCAAAAACTTCATTCTTATTGAAGATGAcctcccattttctgaagtagtGTTGAGTGCTTTTGAGAGACTggaaagggaagaaattaaacttGACCAACTTTTTGCTACTGTTGAtgtgtaa